Proteins encoded within one genomic window of Oligoflexus sp.:
- a CDS encoding ABC transporter ATP-binding protein, with protein sequence MRPYLPEKPKPSQNPLSWIRIRQSFTFTPATFRLAWESAPRLFASLGGLTLMNAFLPLLIAWLGKLIIDAVVAGDQKLTLQWVAVELGLIAVQAFSQRGLSLCRQLIGGRLGIDINLRILNKALSLELKDFENPEFYDQLVRARREASSRPLAVVSDSFVLIQHSLTLSGYLVLLMHLNVWAVGGLFLAAMPAALSELYFSTTTFWARNRRSAELRKLNYLEYVLANDSHVKEVKLFKLGPTLLERYRQIAESMNREDQQISLKRTGWGFGLSLIGTVAFYLCYAWIALAAALRKMTLGDLTLYVAAFRQGQQSFQSILSTLGGMYENNLYMSNLFAFLAIPAPPRQPPQALPEGHEEGLRFENVSFQYPGQSEAALRDINLFIPKGQSLALVGHNGAGKTTFIKLLTRLYQPTRGRILLDGRDLQDWDEDVLLKRMAVVFQDFNRYQMSFAENVAMGSLEHGSEKTRMLRAIEHGGASAVLQSLPQGLDTPLGRWFHEGVELSGGQWQKIALARAFMREEADILVLDEPTAALDAEAEFAVFNSFRALTRDRTSILISHRFPTVRMADTILVIEGGRILEQGSHDQLIAADGLYAKLFALQASGYV encoded by the coding sequence ATGCGGCCTTATCTTCCGGAGAAACCCAAGCCTTCCCAAAACCCTTTGAGCTGGATCCGTATCCGGCAGAGCTTCACCTTTACACCGGCCACCTTTCGTCTGGCCTGGGAGTCGGCGCCGCGCTTATTTGCGTCGCTCGGTGGCCTTACGCTGATGAATGCTTTTCTGCCGCTGCTGATTGCCTGGCTCGGCAAACTGATCATTGACGCGGTGGTTGCGGGGGATCAAAAGCTGACGCTGCAATGGGTGGCGGTGGAACTCGGACTGATTGCGGTGCAGGCCTTCAGTCAACGCGGCCTGAGTCTATGCCGTCAATTGATCGGTGGACGACTCGGCATTGATATCAATCTGCGGATTTTGAACAAGGCTCTGTCGCTGGAACTCAAGGATTTTGAAAATCCCGAGTTCTATGATCAGCTCGTACGGGCACGCCGGGAAGCGTCGTCACGACCTTTGGCCGTGGTGAGCGACAGTTTTGTGCTGATCCAGCACAGTCTGACTTTGAGCGGCTACCTCGTGCTTCTGATGCATCTGAATGTCTGGGCTGTCGGCGGACTTTTTCTGGCGGCCATGCCGGCGGCTTTATCGGAACTCTATTTTTCGACGACCACATTCTGGGCCCGCAATCGACGTTCGGCGGAATTGCGCAAGCTGAATTACCTGGAATATGTGCTGGCCAATGATTCGCATGTGAAGGAAGTGAAGCTTTTCAAACTCGGGCCGACGCTGCTGGAACGTTACCGGCAGATTGCCGAGAGCATGAATCGCGAGGATCAGCAAATCAGCCTGAAGCGTACGGGCTGGGGCTTTGGACTTTCCCTAATTGGAACGGTCGCCTTTTATCTGTGCTATGCCTGGATCGCTCTGGCCGCGGCCCTGCGAAAAATGACGCTTGGTGATCTCACGCTCTATGTCGCGGCCTTTCGCCAGGGGCAGCAGTCGTTTCAGTCGATCCTGAGCACGCTCGGCGGCATGTACGAGAATAATCTTTATATGTCGAACCTCTTTGCGTTTCTGGCCATACCCGCCCCGCCGCGCCAACCACCCCAGGCCTTGCCTGAAGGTCATGAGGAAGGCCTGCGCTTTGAGAATGTTTCATTTCAGTATCCGGGACAGAGCGAAGCAGCCCTGCGTGATATCAATCTTTTCATACCCAAGGGGCAAAGTCTGGCGCTGGTCGGGCACAACGGTGCGGGAAAAACCACATTCATCAAGCTTCTGACGCGACTCTATCAGCCGACGCGCGGGCGCATACTTTTGGATGGTCGCGACCTTCAGGACTGGGATGAGGACGTTTTATTGAAACGCATGGCCGTCGTGTTCCAGGATTTTAATCGTTATCAAATGAGCTTTGCGGAAAATGTCGCCATGGGCAGTTTGGAGCACGGCAGCGAAAAGACGCGTATGCTGCGTGCCATCGAACACGGTGGGGCCAGTGCGGTTCTGCAGAGCCTGCCGCAGGGACTCGATACACCTTTGGGACGCTGGTTTCATGAAGGGGTGGAATTATCCGGCGGACAATGGCAGAAGATTGCACTGGCGCGAGCCTTCATGCGGGAAGAGGCGGATATCCTGGTCCTGGATGAGCCGACAGCGGCTTTGGATGCCGAAGCGGAATTTGCGGTTTTTAACAGCTTTCGGGCTTTGACGCGCGATCGCACCTCGATTCTGATTTCTCACCGCTTCCCCACAGTACGCATGGCTGATACCATACTCGTTATCGAAGGCGGCCGAATTTTGGAACAGGGCAGCCACGATCAACTGATCGCGGCTGATGGCCTTTATGCGAAGCTCTTCGCTTTGCAAGCCAGTGGTTATGTTTGA
- the secD gene encoding protein translocase subunit SecD, with the protein MKSLRFRAIAILLITLGALYYISPTFIYFSLPKDKRNDPAELDKAIPSWLPKKHIKLGLDLQGGVQLVLGVDTEAAIDNRLGRIGTEMERWANQDKKTVKEAYAIKGKQTLRITLEDGIDVDEFRSNLRAQYTGLERVAGEGQTIDLKYNDTELKRIRDGSLEQAEKVVRSRIDKWGVSEPSINRRADKSIMVQLPGFKDPDKAKELLGKTAQLKFKLVDEEFRGFGALEGKLPPGTTLERRGNSGAVAIVGEDKAAIVALAQPLIPEGRELLFEETPLAGGKKVRYTGQVLKAATELSGEDVLDASVSYDPNSMTNDPVVSMKFTPTGGKRFGDITGANIGRRMAIVLDDVIVSDPVIQGKISGGSAQITLGSGEAFNVKQEQANQLALILRSGALPAPITILEERQVGATLGPELANQGVFSVIVGLVFVLIFIVWYYRIPGVLSCAALVLNGILLLMLMAAFGFSLTLPGFAGFILTLGMAVDANVLINERIIDELRDGRPPQKALENGFSKVFWTIIDANVTTLVAAFVMLETSSSGPVKGFAISLILGLIVSLFTALTVTHTFFKLLLSRGKSEQQIKDWLGWARAQKQAQAPRRLFDFMKYGKAVTGFGVAVVLAVLVASQTMGFNWAVDFAGGTQIDVLFGKPVKAEEVRAALEASGVQDAQLQEVGSDGRQWSARFEGSNITATEGADAAAAAANTEKATTIRQTLTTKLADYQPDVQRVEYVGPAIGKELRKQGVYSVFWAVLGIVLYVALRFDSRFVPGAIMKMIFDVSMVLAFYLFFQRPFDLTAVAGVLTIVGYSVNDVIVIYDRIRENIQAHARRTLLENVNISLNETLSRSINTSFATMFSLVGILVFGTDQILNFAIAMFIGIIAATISSTFVATTGLLLFENWQKKKVIKVSGGEAARS; encoded by the coding sequence ATGAAGTCCCTGCGATTCCGCGCCATAGCCATCCTGCTGATCACGCTAGGAGCGCTCTACTACATTTCGCCGACTTTCATTTACTTCTCCTTACCCAAGGACAAGCGGAATGATCCCGCGGAACTCGACAAAGCCATTCCATCCTGGCTGCCGAAGAAGCACATCAAGCTGGGTCTTGACCTTCAAGGCGGCGTGCAGCTTGTCCTGGGTGTGGATACCGAAGCCGCTATCGATAACCGCCTCGGCCGCATCGGAACCGAGATGGAGCGTTGGGCGAACCAGGACAAGAAAACCGTCAAGGAAGCCTATGCGATCAAAGGCAAGCAGACCCTTCGCATTACCTTGGAAGACGGCATCGACGTCGATGAATTCCGCTCGAACCTCCGCGCTCAGTACACAGGACTGGAACGCGTCGCAGGTGAAGGTCAGACCATAGATCTGAAATACAACGACACCGAGCTGAAGCGTATTCGCGATGGATCGCTGGAGCAGGCGGAAAAAGTCGTTCGTTCGCGTATCGACAAGTGGGGCGTTTCGGAGCCTTCCATTAACCGTCGCGCTGACAAGTCGATCATGGTGCAGCTGCCCGGTTTCAAAGATCCCGATAAAGCGAAAGAACTGCTTGGTAAAACCGCGCAGCTCAAATTCAAACTGGTGGATGAAGAATTCCGCGGATTCGGTGCTCTGGAAGGCAAGCTGCCTCCTGGAACCACACTGGAGCGTCGCGGCAACAGCGGTGCGGTGGCGATCGTCGGTGAGGACAAAGCAGCTATCGTCGCCCTGGCTCAGCCTTTGATTCCTGAAGGTCGTGAACTTCTGTTCGAAGAAACCCCACTGGCCGGCGGTAAAAAAGTTCGTTACACAGGCCAGGTCCTGAAAGCCGCCACCGAACTTTCCGGTGAAGACGTTCTGGACGCCAGCGTCAGCTACGATCCCAACTCGATGACCAACGACCCCGTTGTGTCGATGAAATTCACGCCGACCGGCGGCAAGCGCTTCGGTGATATCACAGGCGCCAACATCGGCCGCCGCATGGCGATCGTCCTTGATGATGTGATCGTATCGGATCCTGTGATCCAGGGCAAAATCTCGGGCGGCAGCGCGCAGATCACGCTGGGTTCGGGCGAAGCCTTCAATGTGAAGCAGGAGCAAGCCAACCAGTTGGCGCTTATCCTTCGCTCCGGTGCACTGCCGGCTCCCATCACGATCCTCGAAGAACGTCAGGTCGGAGCAACCCTCGGGCCTGAACTGGCGAACCAGGGTGTGTTCTCGGTCATCGTGGGCCTTGTTTTCGTTTTGATCTTCATCGTGTGGTACTACCGGATCCCAGGCGTTCTGTCCTGCGCGGCTCTGGTTTTGAACGGTATCCTTCTTCTGATGCTGATGGCGGCCTTTGGCTTCTCACTGACGCTGCCGGGCTTCGCAGGTTTCATCCTGACCCTCGGTATGGCCGTGGATGCCAACGTTTTGATCAACGAACGTATCATCGACGAATTGCGTGATGGACGTCCGCCGCAAAAAGCCCTGGAAAACGGTTTCTCGAAAGTATTCTGGACCATTATCGATGCCAACGTCACCACTCTGGTCGCTGCTTTCGTGATGCTGGAAACCAGTTCTTCGGGCCCTGTGAAAGGCTTTGCGATCTCTCTGATCCTTGGTCTGATCGTGTCGCTCTTCACCGCTTTGACAGTGACTCATACCTTCTTCAAACTCCTCCTGTCCCGCGGCAAGAGCGAGCAGCAGATCAAGGACTGGCTGGGTTGGGCCCGCGCGCAGAAGCAGGCGCAGGCTCCGCGTCGTCTCTTCGACTTCATGAAATACGGCAAGGCCGTGACCGGCTTCGGTGTGGCTGTGGTTTTGGCTGTTCTGGTGGCGAGTCAGACCATGGGTTTCAACTGGGCAGTTGACTTCGCTGGTGGTACGCAGATCGATGTGCTCTTCGGTAAGCCCGTCAAGGCTGAAGAGGTGCGCGCGGCACTTGAAGCATCAGGTGTGCAGGATGCCCAGCTGCAGGAAGTTGGTTCGGACGGCAGGCAGTGGTCGGCTCGTTTTGAAGGCAGTAACATCACAGCCACCGAAGGCGCTGATGCTGCGGCGGCTGCAGCCAATACGGAGAAAGCGACAACCATACGGCAGACTCTGACCACGAAGTTGGCGGATTATCAGCCGGATGTTCAGCGTGTGGAATACGTCGGTCCTGCGATCGGTAAAGAGCTGCGGAAGCAGGGTGTGTACTCGGTCTTCTGGGCGGTTTTGGGTATCGTGCTTTACGTGGCCCTGCGCTTTGACAGCCGCTTCGTTCCCGGCGCGATCATGAAAATGATCTTCGACGTGTCGATGGTTCTGGCTTTCTATCTCTTCTTCCAAAGGCCTTTTGACCTGACGGCGGTCGCCGGTGTTCTGACGATCGTGGGTTATTCGGTCAACGACGTTATCGTTATCTACGATAGGATCAGGGAAAACATTCAGGCTCACGCGCGCCGCACGCTGCTGGAGAACGTGAACATCTCCTTGAACGAAACCCTCTCGCGTTCGATCAACACTTCGTTCGCAACCATGTTCTCTTTGGTTGGTATCCTGGTCTTCGGCACGGATCAGATCCTGAACTTCGCGATTGCGATGTTCATCGGTATCATCGCCGCGACCATCAGTTCGACCTTTGTGGCGACGACTGGCCTTCTGCTGTTCGAGAACTGGCAGAAGAAGAAGGTGATCAAGGTGAGTGGTGGCGAGGCGGCTCGGAGTTAA
- a CDS encoding MBL fold metallo-hydrolase codes for MRKILILMAYVGAACTPEKTNPKGQERVAVAPITEDAKGTDQVVVIPPHGDPPAPPISEPTKPAVTQGPEAGNLNVQWVAGAANCNQDNNGALQVHAYNKNLTILRQNKCVNFEAPFIYLIFGAQKALLIDTGATASATTFPLAATVENLLVEHYGAAQRAQIMLIVAHSHAHGDHRAADAQFTGRANTTVVGTSQAAVMSFFGITNWPNSVANYDLGGRMIQAIPIPGHEPSSLAFYDAQTGILFTGDTLYPGRLYIQDWEVYRASVARLQAFANGKTITHVLGAHVEISKTPGQDYPAGSTFQPDEHVLQLKKEALTLLDAELKNIGPTPMRKVLDEFIISP; via the coding sequence ATGCGTAAGATCCTGATATTGATGGCTTATGTTGGCGCAGCGTGCACCCCCGAAAAAACCAATCCCAAGGGTCAGGAGCGGGTAGCCGTAGCCCCTATCACTGAGGACGCCAAGGGAACAGACCAGGTCGTGGTCATACCGCCTCATGGGGATCCCCCCGCGCCGCCCATAAGCGAACCTACAAAACCAGCGGTCACGCAAGGCCCGGAAGCCGGAAATTTGAACGTGCAGTGGGTCGCTGGAGCGGCCAACTGCAATCAGGATAACAATGGAGCGCTGCAGGTCCATGCGTACAATAAAAATCTGACCATTCTGCGGCAGAACAAATGCGTGAACTTTGAAGCGCCATTTATTTATCTGATCTTTGGCGCCCAGAAAGCGCTTTTGATTGATACCGGGGCGACGGCATCGGCCACCACCTTTCCTTTGGCTGCAACGGTGGAGAATCTTCTGGTGGAGCATTACGGAGCTGCGCAGAGAGCTCAGATCATGCTGATCGTAGCGCACAGTCACGCGCATGGTGATCATCGCGCAGCGGATGCGCAATTCACAGGGCGCGCGAACACCACCGTGGTCGGGACGAGCCAGGCGGCGGTGATGAGTTTCTTCGGTATTACCAATTGGCCCAATTCGGTCGCCAATTATGATTTGGGCGGTCGCATGATCCAGGCGATTCCTATTCCCGGGCATGAGCCGAGCAGCCTCGCGTTTTATGATGCGCAGACCGGGATACTTTTTACCGGCGACACGCTTTATCCCGGACGCCTTTACATTCAGGATTGGGAAGTCTATCGAGCCAGCGTCGCTCGCTTGCAGGCCTTTGCGAATGGCAAGACCATCACGCATGTTCTGGGGGCCCATGTGGAAATTTCCAAGACGCCCGGTCAGGATTATCCCGCTGGTTCGACCTTTCAGCCGGATGAGCATGTCCTTCAGCTGAAGAAGGAGGCCCTCACCCTTTTGGACGCTGAGCTGAAAAATATCGGGCCCACCCCGATGCGCAAGGTTTTGGATGAGTTCATCATCAGTCCCTGA
- a CDS encoding mechanosensitive ion channel family protein, whose amino-acid sequence MLKLSRFYPLALMFLLHSLIMPHADAQMGRVYAQDVAPKPETTENIESPRYMFRQFLNIMKREDVPAAVNFIEFPKRWGSDRRQRTAEQLIDVLNKRGRVNLAELSIEADGFVNDNQPPDIEIIGQVIVNGDATPITLVRVVEGEQKYWRFAPEFIDQIQGMAEKIQQSDIEANIPPILVKHQFRGIKVWQWLGLFLGIVVAALIARILTLVLIKSFNLISRRFTIDLTAEMMRGFVPPLRMLTGLGVFHLAMDSLDLNLAIRQTVQYGLTVIFTLALIFLALRLTEVGIAMMRLSFERQGRPGSAAMLPPTQKGLKTIIVVIGIIFLLRDLGFNVTAIVAGLGVGGLAIALAGQKTIENLFGGVSVTLDQPVRVGDFGRFGDIVGTVEDIGLRSTRVRTLDRTIVSIPNAEFSHMKLENFEKRDKLRWTTTMILRFDTSANQLRFILIKLKEMLIGHPMVMNDPARVRFTRFVPYGFEIEFFAYIRSTDWNEYLAVIEDLNIRIIFLIEEAGAGFGFQGAPMMLMPDEATLRERRAVVDEKIKQMEALGGFPLPLYPQEWIEPRTDLLEFGAVKKDTDLASG is encoded by the coding sequence ATGCTGAAGCTCTCTCGATTTTACCCTTTGGCGCTCATGTTCCTTCTTCACTCTCTGATCATGCCGCATGCGGACGCCCAGATGGGGCGGGTCTATGCGCAGGATGTGGCACCGAAGCCGGAGACGACGGAGAATATCGAATCCCCGCGTTATATGTTCCGGCAGTTTTTGAATATCATGAAACGCGAGGATGTGCCTGCTGCGGTCAATTTCATCGAGTTCCCCAAACGCTGGGGAAGCGATCGGCGGCAGCGCACGGCGGAGCAGCTGATTGACGTCCTGAATAAAAGGGGGCGCGTGAACCTTGCCGAACTGTCGATTGAAGCCGACGGTTTTGTGAATGACAACCAGCCGCCCGACATCGAGATCATCGGCCAGGTGATTGTGAATGGTGATGCGACGCCGATCACCCTGGTGCGGGTGGTGGAAGGCGAGCAGAAATACTGGCGTTTTGCGCCGGAGTTTATCGATCAGATCCAGGGCATGGCCGAGAAGATTCAGCAGTCGGATATCGAAGCGAATATTCCGCCGATTCTGGTGAAGCACCAGTTTCGGGGGATCAAAGTCTGGCAATGGCTGGGACTGTTTCTGGGCATCGTCGTCGCGGCTTTGATCGCGCGGATTCTGACGCTGGTCCTGATCAAATCGTTCAATCTGATCAGCCGGAGATTTACGATTGATCTGACAGCGGAGATGATGCGGGGATTCGTGCCGCCGCTTCGGATGCTGACTGGGCTCGGCGTTTTTCATCTGGCCATGGATTCTTTGGATCTGAACCTCGCGATCCGGCAGACGGTCCAGTATGGTCTGACGGTGATTTTCACGCTGGCTCTTATCTTTCTGGCTCTGCGTTTGACGGAAGTGGGCATCGCGATGATGCGTCTGTCATTTGAAAGACAGGGACGGCCTGGATCAGCGGCGATGCTGCCGCCCACGCAGAAGGGCCTGAAGACCATTATCGTGGTCATCGGGATTATTTTCCTGCTGCGTGATCTTGGTTTCAATGTGACGGCGATAGTCGCAGGTCTTGGGGTCGGTGGTTTGGCCATTGCCTTGGCGGGTCAGAAGACGATTGAGAACCTTTTTGGTGGCGTGTCCGTGACTTTGGATCAGCCGGTGCGGGTGGGGGATTTCGGTCGCTTCGGGGATATCGTGGGAACGGTCGAGGATATTGGCTTAAGGTCGACAAGGGTCCGGACTTTGGATCGGACGATCGTGTCGATACCGAATGCTGAGTTCTCGCATATGAAGCTGGAGAACTTCGAGAAGCGGGATAAGCTGCGATGGACGACGACGATGATCCTGCGTTTTGATACGTCGGCGAATCAGCTGCGGTTTATATTGATCAAGCTGAAGGAGATGCTGATCGGGCATCCCATGGTGATGAACGATCCCGCGCGGGTGCGGTTCACGCGCTTCGTGCCTTATGGGTTCGAGATTGAGTTTTTCGCCTATATTCGCAGCACGGATTGGAATGAGTACCTGGCTGTGATTGAGGATTTGAATATAAGGATCATATTTTTGATTGAGGAGGCCGGGGCCGGTTTCGGCTTCCAGGGGGCGCCGATGATGCTGATGCCGGATGAGGCGACGCTGCGTGAGCGTAGGGCCGTGGTCGATGAGAAGATCAAGCAGATGGAAGCGCTCGGAGGATTTCCGCTGCCCCTTTATCCGCAGGAATGGATTGAACCGCGCACGGACCTTTTGGAGTTTGGGGCCGTAAAGAAGGACACGGATTTGGCGAGCGGGTGA
- a CDS encoding 7TMR-DISM family protein → MRMFRSWSLILLLFLTVPVFAGVPEIESGDVRELLLGRHVLILEDQTKQLTLEDIRSGRHDAEFKAATRDFPGLNNPNANFWIKLSIDNKGADAKDLILENRYPMLDTMTLYQTAADGSLKEETLGDEIPYENRTEAFRYPAYPIHLKPGVNDYVLKLQNKSTFVVSLFLWDSRHFENYTRRDNLVLGLLYGCIVVLILYNFFLALSFRSTTYMIYVVYLITYVAYQFGIQATGIDWIPGETGRWVMNRGWLIMVSVSHGLSCLFA, encoded by the coding sequence ATGCGAATGTTTCGAAGTTGGTCCCTCATTCTGCTTCTGTTCCTGACCGTCCCTGTCTTCGCAGGCGTGCCTGAAATCGAGAGCGGTGACGTCCGCGAACTTTTGCTGGGCCGCCATGTCCTGATTCTTGAAGATCAGACGAAGCAGCTGACCCTCGAAGATATCCGTTCAGGTCGCCACGATGCGGAATTCAAAGCCGCGACCCGGGATTTTCCGGGGCTGAATAACCCCAACGCCAACTTCTGGATCAAACTGTCCATTGATAATAAAGGGGCCGACGCCAAAGACCTCATCCTTGAAAATCGCTATCCGATGCTCGATACCATGACGCTTTACCAAACGGCGGCGGACGGATCCCTGAAAGAGGAAACGCTGGGGGATGAAATCCCTTATGAGAATCGCACGGAAGCTTTCCGCTATCCCGCCTACCCCATTCATCTGAAGCCCGGCGTGAATGATTATGTGCTGAAGCTCCAGAATAAAAGCACCTTCGTCGTCAGCCTTTTCCTTTGGGACAGTCGGCATTTTGAAAACTACACGCGCCGCGATAATCTTGTCCTTGGTCTTCTCTATGGCTGCATCGTCGTCCTGATCCTCTACAACTTCTTTCTGGCACTCTCATTCCGCAGCACGACGTATATGATCTATGTCGTCTATCTTATCACCTACGTCGCCTATCAGTTTGGGATCCAGGCAACGGGAATTGATTGGATTCCAGGTGAAACAGGCCGCTGGGTGATGAATCGCGGCTGGCTCATCATGGTTTCCGTCAGTCATGGATTAAGCTGCCTCTTCGC
- a CDS encoding bifunctional folylpolyglutamate synthase/dihydrofolate synthase: MDFDTLFARRSTHIKPGLQRIERSYEFLKRPAARIPAALIGGTNGKGSTSGFLWYLFALNQRNIGLYSSPHLAAFSERCQLSLTPCDDRELADVWRQLQQELPPDHYDELSFFEIATLLAFQLFQKKAADFQVLEVGLGGRWDATNVSDPLVSALVSVSKDHQEYLGSDLIGIMNEKLGIMRPGRPLFWGRGGEVCEVPGYREHLLQQTAKHNVPLYEADRDFGYDAPSETIAVNLPNLPLCSLPLQKLLKKTPLFLRRNLALAAAMYHYLQQTLGDEKWKPLNEIWPLLCEGQAPAPVTLYGRSQRLLVPSTRGPVRLILDVSHNPDGAQAFLTGLASRGLETPMPALVCILKDKEMNRILDVLRSRLHPVILFGIEHERAWQPELLDVRHRDLPFYTSFQEAFQEALVRWNPADAPWAICGSVLAVGRILQHFDSAPKNGISLERCLSGDW; encoded by the coding sequence GTGGATTTCGATACACTCTTTGCCAGGCGATCAACCCATATAAAACCAGGGCTGCAACGGATTGAGCGCAGTTACGAATTTTTAAAAAGGCCTGCGGCGCGAATCCCCGCGGCTTTGATCGGTGGCACCAATGGAAAAGGAAGCACCAGCGGTTTCCTCTGGTACCTCTTCGCACTCAACCAACGCAATATCGGGCTCTACAGCTCGCCCCATCTCGCGGCCTTCTCCGAACGCTGCCAGCTGAGTTTAACGCCGTGCGACGACAGGGAGCTGGCTGATGTCTGGCGTCAGCTTCAGCAGGAACTGCCGCCTGATCACTATGATGAGCTATCTTTTTTTGAAATCGCGACGCTGCTGGCCTTTCAACTTTTTCAAAAGAAAGCCGCGGATTTCCAAGTGCTCGAAGTGGGCCTCGGTGGACGGTGGGATGCGACCAACGTGAGCGATCCCCTTGTCTCGGCTTTGGTCAGCGTTTCCAAAGATCATCAGGAATATCTCGGCTCCGATCTGATCGGCATCATGAATGAAAAACTCGGGATCATGCGTCCCGGACGTCCTCTGTTCTGGGGGCGCGGCGGTGAAGTCTGCGAAGTGCCCGGTTATCGTGAACATCTTCTGCAGCAAACCGCAAAACATAATGTCCCGCTTTACGAAGCGGACCGTGACTTTGGATATGATGCGCCGAGCGAAACCATCGCCGTGAATCTTCCGAATCTTCCGCTTTGCTCCTTGCCTCTTCAAAAGCTCCTGAAAAAAACTCCGCTCTTTTTAAGGCGAAATCTGGCCCTGGCCGCTGCGATGTATCATTATCTGCAGCAAACCCTCGGTGATGAGAAATGGAAGCCCCTGAATGAGATTTGGCCCCTTCTCTGTGAAGGTCAGGCTCCGGCGCCTGTGACGCTTTATGGGCGGAGTCAAAGGCTGCTGGTTCCGTCGACGCGAGGTCCTGTGCGGCTTATCCTGGACGTGTCGCATAATCCCGATGGAGCCCAGGCATTTCTGACCGGACTCGCCAGCAGGGGCCTTGAGACGCCTATGCCGGCTCTGGTCTGCATCTTGAAAGATAAGGAAATGAATCGCATCCTGGATGTCTTGCGTTCGCGCCTGCATCCTGTCATCCTGTTTGGAATTGAGCACGAACGCGCCTGGCAGCCCGAGCTTCTGGACGTCCGGCATCGCGATCTGCCTTTTTATACGAGTTTTCAGGAGGCCTTTCAGGAAGCCTTGGTCCGGTGGAACCCGGCCGACGCTCCTTGGGCCATTTGTGGATCTGTGCTGGCTGTGGGACGCATCCTTCAGCATTTTGATAGCGCGCCTAAGAATGGAATCAGCCTTGAACGATGTCTCTCTGGTGATTGGTAA
- a CDS encoding ferredoxin--NADP reductase, translating into MQETAAPRRKKGWMNLKVTQVIDETWDTKTFLMEDADEGSCPFDYIAGQYLTFRFDDISERPVARSYTMSSSPNQQGFAAVTIKRVVGGLVSNHFCDKVIAGSVLKARGPIGRFTWDPARCRQQLVMVGAGSGVTPFVSILRAYAETLGQEGSPEKMTLLVAYRSKEDLICWKDLEALQKVPGIRVFTTLTREDARGEGFLHGRPDEAMMEGVCEGTYEDATYMTCGPDAMMKMVVSFLQKKGVPDPHIMLESFGE; encoded by the coding sequence ATGCAAGAGACTGCTGCCCCCCGTCGCAAGAAAGGCTGGATGAATTTGAAAGTCACCCAGGTCATTGATGAAACCTGGGATACGAAAACCTTTCTGATGGAAGACGCTGACGAGGGCTCCTGTCCCTTCGATTATATTGCCGGTCAGTACTTGACCTTCCGTTTCGATGATATCAGCGAACGACCTGTTGCGCGTTCGTACACGATGAGCAGCTCGCCGAATCAGCAAGGCTTTGCGGCCGTCACGATCAAGCGCGTGGTCGGTGGACTTGTGAGCAATCATTTCTGCGACAAGGTCATCGCGGGTTCTGTGCTCAAGGCCCGCGGCCCTATCGGCCGTTTCACCTGGGATCCTGCACGCTGCAGACAGCAGCTCGTCATGGTCGGAGCCGGCAGCGGCGTCACGCCTTTCGTCAGTATTCTGCGCGCCTATGCGGAAACTCTGGGCCAGGAGGGTTCGCCCGAGAAGATGACTCTTCTCGTCGCCTATCGTTCGAAGGAAGACCTGATCTGCTGGAAAGACCTTGAGGCTTTGCAGAAAGTTCCCGGCATCCGCGTGTTCACAACATTGACCCGCGAAGATGCGCGCGGCGAAGGTTTCCTGCACGGCCGTCCTGATGAAGCGATGATGGAAGGCGTCTGCGAAGGCACCTATGAAGATGCCACCTATATGACCTGCGGACCCGATGCGATGATGAAAATGGTCGTCAGCTTTCTGCAGAAGAAGGGCGTTCCGGATCCGCATATTATGCTGGAGTCGTTTGGCGAGTGA